A section of the Campylobacter lanienae NCTC 13004 genome encodes:
- a CDS encoding FtsW/RodA/SpoVE family cell cycle protein → MILLDKRILTHFDYVQPALILPIIFLSYSLINEASDMLSAKMIAYFIIGFGAFMLFFLLPIRKLEWLIPSIYWINIILLLSVEFVGVSKLGAQRWIEIPFINFTIQPSEIMKPAFVLMLAYIIKKTPPDENGYNFKQFLKISFYILLPFFLILKEPDLGTALMLLITGYGVLFIIGVNRKIWISIALLIGICSPILYENLHDYQKKRIADFISEKPSYQVKQSIIAIGNGGITGKSIDEATQTKFKFLPIATSDFIFAYTVERYGFIGGAGLIMLYGFLIIHLLSLNYKLKDEYFIKVAVSAVAFLVFIYVSINIFMTIGFAPVVGIPLPFYSYGGSSFITFMCLFGILQNLLTFRFDKTNRFVKINF, encoded by the coding sequence TTGATACTACTAGATAAGAGAATTTTAACACATTTTGATTATGTTCAGCCAGCACTTATACTTCCGATTATATTTCTCTCATATAGCCTAATAAACGAAGCTAGCGATATGCTCTCAGCTAAGATGATAGCCTATTTTATAATTGGCTTTGGGGCGTTTATGCTATTTTTTTTGTTACCGATTCGTAAGCTTGAATGGTTGATTCCTAGTATATATTGGATTAATATAATTTTGCTTTTGAGTGTCGAATTTGTCGGTGTTAGCAAGCTTGGGGCGCAAAGGTGGATCGAAATACCATTTATAAATTTCACCATCCAACCTAGCGAGATTATGAAGCCTGCTTTTGTCTTGATGCTAGCTTATATCATCAAAAAAACTCCCCCCGATGAAAATGGATATAACTTTAAACAATTTTTAAAAATTAGCTTTTATATCCTTTTACCATTTTTTTTAATCTTAAAAGAGCCAGATCTAGGCACGGCACTTATGCTATTAATTACTGGCTATGGAGTGCTATTTATAATCGGAGTAAATCGCAAAATTTGGATTAGTATTGCTTTATTAATTGGAATTTGCTCACCTATTTTATACGAAAATTTACACGATTATCAAAAGAAAAGAATAGCCGATTTCATAAGCGAAAAGCCTAGCTATCAAGTCAAACAAAGCATTATCGCAATCGGAAATGGCGGTATCACTGGCAAAAGCATCGATGAGGCCACGCAAACTAAATTTAAATTCCTACCAATCGCCACTAGTGATTTTATCTTTGCTTATACGGTTGAGAGATATGGATTTATCGGTGGTGCTGGGCTTATAATGTTATATGGATTTTTGATAATTCACCTTTTAAGCTTAAATTATAAGCTTAAAGATGAATATTTTATCAAAGTAGCCGTTAGCGCTGTGGCGTTTTTGGTCTTTATATATGTGAGTATCAATATCTTTATGACTATAGGTTTTGCGCCTGTTGTTGGGATTCCGCTACCATTTTATAGCTATGGCGGAAGTAGTTTTATCACCTTTATGTGTCTATTTGGAATTTTACAAAATCTATTAACTTTTAGATTTGATAAAACAAATAGATTTGTTAAAATTAACTTTTAA
- a CDS encoding RluA family pseudouridine synthase, with amino-acid sequence MTEFISSKSVRLDQELASKLNIARNQVINLIKNGNVSVNNKIINKAGFNLNLGDKITISTPQISEIQSEFKADFDIEIIYEDDDILVINKPINLTIHPAPSVKEATLVEWLKQNGYTLSNLAGQERAGIVHRLDKGTSGVMVVAKNNESHANLSKQLSTRDMGRIYLLLCDLALKENCVIDRAIGRHPQNRLKNAIISNAKPSKSAFANILTSQNKLINLVAAKLFSGRTHQIRVHLASINRHILGDDLYGFKSNSAKIGRIFLHAYILRLIHPRSSQIMEFKATLPSEFYELIGKEFDKEIVDESIKADILCDIFNDISNWMYYN; translated from the coding sequence TTGACTGAATTTATCTCTTCTAAGAGCGTTAGATTGGACCAAGAGTTGGCGTCTAAGCTTAATATCGCAAGAAATCAAGTAATAAATTTAATCAAAAATGGCAATGTAAGTGTAAATAATAAAATAATAAATAAAGCCGGATTTAATCTAAATTTAGGAGATAAAATCACCATTTCAACGCCACAAATTTCTGAAATTCAAAGTGAATTTAAAGCTGATTTTGATATTGAGATTATATATGAAGATGATGATATTTTGGTGATTAATAAGCCGATTAATCTCACAATCCACCCAGCCCCAAGCGTCAAAGAAGCCACGCTTGTAGAGTGGCTAAAACAAAATGGCTACACCTTATCAAATTTAGCAGGCCAGGAGCGTGCTGGCATTGTCCATCGCTTGGATAAAGGAACTAGCGGAGTGATGGTAGTGGCTAAAAATAACGAATCTCACGCAAATTTAAGCAAGCAATTAAGCACACGAGATATGGGGCGGATCTATTTACTACTTTGCGATTTAGCGCTTAAAGAAAATTGCGTGATAGATAGAGCCATTGGCAGACATCCACAAAATAGATTAAAAAACGCTATAATAAGCAACGCAAAGCCTTCTAAATCAGCATTTGCCAATATCTTAACAAGCCAAAATAAGCTGATTAATTTAGTCGCTGCTAAGCTATTTAGTGGTCGAACTCATCAGATTAGAGTCCATTTGGCGAGTATAAACCGCCATATTTTGGGGGATGATTTATATGGTTTTAAGAGCAATAGTGCTAAAATAGGCAGAATTTTTTTACATGCTTATATTTTGAGATTGATTCACCCTAGAAGTAGCCAAATTATGGAATTTAAAGCCACTTTACCTAGTGAGTTTTATGAACTAATTGGCAAGGAATTTGATAAGGAGATAGTAGATGAGAGCATTAAGGCTGATATTTTGTGTGATATCTTTAATGATATTTCTAACTGGATGTATTACAACTAA
- the serA gene encoding phosphoglycerate dehydrogenase, whose amino-acid sequence MKTVIVCDAIHPVGFEILNAQKDIKVIDAVDTPKDKLLDILGEADVAITRSSTDCGEKFINAATKLKALVRAGVGVDNVDIDGFSKKGIIVMNVPTANTIAAVEMTMCHLLNSARNYINSVNDLQQNRVWKREKWYGNELYGKTLGVIGFGNIGSRVAYRSLAFGMKVIAYDPYIDPSKATDMGATYTTNFDDILGCDFITIHTPKNKETTNMIDEEQIAKMKDGVRLINCARGGLYNEDALYKNLQNGKIAYAGIDVFVKEPGNDHKLLDLNNVSATPHLGANTYESQKNIAIDAAEQAISAARGICYPNALNLPVKVEDLPPFVAPYTELLPKMAYFASQLSGKKQIKAIRLELEGEVSDYAEAMLSFGIVGALKDVLGDTINYENATLKAAEKGIEVSTTIVPASGYKSKLTIKLITDEDSVSVGGTVFSETEQRIVSVNGFKTDFKPKGRMIVFKNRDIPGVISDISGILAKSKINIADFRLGRDNDGFALAVILVDEDIKKDILDQLNALDACVWARYAVLI is encoded by the coding sequence ATGAAAACAGTTATAGTATGCGATGCTATTCATCCAGTTGGTTTTGAAATTTTAAATGCTCAAAAAGATATCAAAGTTATAGATGCTGTAGATACACCAAAAGATAAGCTTTTAGATATTTTAGGCGAAGCTGATGTGGCGATTACTCGTAGCTCTACTGATTGTGGTGAGAAATTTATAAATGCAGCTACAAAATTAAAAGCCTTAGTTCGTGCTGGTGTAGGTGTGGATAATGTGGATATAGATGGCTTTTCTAAAAAGGGAATTATAGTTATGAATGTGCCAACAGCCAATACAATCGCAGCTGTTGAGATGACTATGTGCCATCTATTAAATAGTGCTAGAAATTATATTAATTCTGTAAATGACTTACAACAAAATCGTGTTTGGAAGCGTGAAAAATGGTATGGAAATGAGCTTTATGGCAAGACTTTAGGTGTTATAGGCTTCGGAAATATCGGCTCAAGAGTAGCATATAGAAGTTTAGCTTTTGGTATGAAAGTTATAGCATATGATCCATATATAGACCCAAGTAAAGCTACAGATATGGGCGCTACATATACTACAAATTTTGATGATATTTTAGGCTGTGATTTTATCACGATTCACACACCTAAAAATAAAGAGACAACCAATATGATCGATGAAGAACAGATTGCTAAAATGAAAGATGGCGTTAGGCTTATCAATTGTGCTCGTGGTGGATTATATAATGAAGATGCGCTTTATAAGAATTTACAAAATGGCAAGATTGCTTATGCTGGGATTGATGTCTTTGTCAAAGAACCAGGCAACGATCATAAATTATTAGATCTCAATAATGTAAGTGCTACTCCGCATCTAGGTGCCAATACTTATGAATCACAAAAAAATATCGCCATAGATGCTGCTGAACAAGCTATTAGCGCTGCAAGGGGAATTTGTTATCCAAATGCTCTGAATTTACCTGTGAAAGTAGAGGATTTACCGCCATTTGTAGCGCCTTATACAGAGCTTTTACCTAAGATGGCGTATTTTGCTTCTCAACTTAGCGGTAAAAAGCAGATTAAAGCTATTAGATTAGAGCTTGAAGGCGAAGTATCAGATTACGCTGAAGCTATGCTATCTTTTGGCATTGTGGGTGCTTTAAAAGATGTTTTAGGTGATACTATAAATTACGAAAATGCTACATTAAAGGCAGCTGAAAAAGGGATTGAAGTATCTACAACTATAGTCCCAGCAAGCGGGTATAAAAGCAAATTAACAATCAAACTAATCACAGATGAGGACTCTGTAAGCGTTGGCGGAACGGTCTTTAGTGAGACAGAGCAGAGAATTGTAAGCGTAAATGGATTTAAAACAGATTTTAAACCAAAAGGCAGAATGATAGTATTTAAAAATCGTGATATACCAGGCGTTATAAGTGATATTAGCGGAATTTTAGCTAAATCTAAGATTAATATTGCTGATTTTAGATTAGGCAGGGATAATGATGGTTTTGCTTTGGCTGTTATATTAGTTGATGAAGATATCAAAAAAGATATTTTAGATCAGTTAAATGCACTTGATGCGTGTGTTTGGGCTAGATACGCAGTATTAATTTAA
- the efp gene encoding elongation factor P, with amino-acid sequence MATYSMGDLKKGLKIEIDGKPYKIVEYQHVKPGKGAAFVRVKIKSFLDGKVLEKTFHAGDKCEAPNLVEKEMQYLYDDGEYSQFMDVESYEQVAIADDDVGEAKKWMIDGMMVQILFHNGKAIGVEVPQVVELKIVETQPNFKGDTQGSNKKPATLESGAVVQIPFHVLEGEVIRVDTVRGEYIERANK; translated from the coding sequence ATGGCTACATACTCTATGGGCGATTTAAAAAAGGGCTTAAAAATTGAAATTGATGGTAAGCCTTATAAGATTGTTGAGTATCAACATGTCAAACCAGGTAAGGGTGCGGCATTTGTTCGTGTAAAGATCAAATCATTTCTTGATGGTAAAGTATTAGAAAAGACTTTCCACGCTGGTGATAAATGTGAAGCTCCAAATCTAGTAGAAAAAGAGATGCAATATCTCTATGATGATGGTGAATATTCTCAATTTATGGATGTTGAATCATATGAGCAAGTGGCTATCGCTGATGATGATGTTGGTGAAGCTAAAAAGTGGATGATAGATGGTATGATGGTTCAAATTCTATTCCATAATGGCAAAGCAATTGGCGTAGAAGTACCACAAGTAGTGGAGTTAAAAATAGTTGAAACTCAACCAAATTTCAAAGGTGATACTCAAGGTAGCAATAAAAAACCAGCAACCTTAGAGAGTGGTGCTGTGGTACAGATACCATTTCATGTGCTTGAGGGCGAAGTTATCCGTGTCGATACTGTCCGTGGCGAGTATATCGAAAGAGCAAATAAATAG
- a CDS encoding SCO family protein produces the protein MKRLIYAILLIILAFGVYNLVDNRLKIAKYDFDANSTLGNVNITSFKDEYKILYFGYTFCPDICPSTLTILSSVIDEMKLNNDIKILFVTLDLQRDSEKECDEFAKYFYSNSVCLKMKEDELKKVVKNYNAKYAIVNLQNSAMDYSVAHSSSIYLFDKSGKFYKEISNLTKDEIKKEISQLIGS, from the coding sequence ATGAAAAGATTAATTTATGCTATTTTATTGATTATTTTAGCTTTTGGTGTTTATAATTTGGTTGATAATAGGCTTAAGATAGCCAAATATGATTTTGATGCTAATAGTACGCTTGGAAATGTCAATATAACAAGCTTTAAAGATGAGTATAAAATATTATATTTTGGATATACATTTTGTCCTGATATCTGCCCATCGACTCTTACTATTTTATCATCTGTGATCGATGAAATGAAGCTTAATAATGATATTAAAATACTATTTGTTACGCTTGATTTACAAAGAGATAGCGAGAAAGAGTGCGATGAGTTTGCTAAGTATTTTTACTCAAATTCAGTATGCTTAAAGATGAAAGAAGATGAGTTAAAAAAAGTTGTAAAAAACTACAACGCCAAATACGCAATTGTAAATTTACAAAATTCAGCGATGGATTATAGCGTAGCTCATAGCTCTTCAATCTATCTATTTGATAAAAGTGGGAAATTTTATAAAGAGATTTCAAATTTAACCAAAGATGAGATCAAAAAAGAGATATCGCAATTAATAGGTAGTTAA
- the aroA gene encoding 3-phosphoshikimate 1-carboxyvinyltransferase, protein MRVEPLKSKFDVEFDLVSTDKSISHRCAIFSLLSDGVSVISDYLEAEDTLNSLEIAKKLGAKIEKIDNKYYITPPTKISSAKSVLECGNSGTAMRIYMGLLAGCDGFYVLSGDEYLNERPMRRIAEPLMKVGATIDGRDSANKAPIAIRGRSLDYFSYDSKISSAQVKSALILAGLCAKGCEFSEPELSRDHSERMLKGMGADISYKNGKIIVQPLNSKKLKPLIMSVPNDPSSCFFYAVAAAITPGARVKFKNILLNKTRIEAYKLLEKMGAKINYTLTSSQYEDIGDIEIIGDELNAIIVDKNISWLIDEAPALAIAFACAKGKSELRNAAELRVKECDRISVTINALKACGIEAGEYEDGFWIVGTKPNRALVDSHGDHRIAMSFAVLGLKCGMDISKSEFIATSFPKFSYFLRMLGARVED, encoded by the coding sequence ATGAGAGTAGAGCCTTTAAAATCAAAATTTGATGTAGAGTTTGACCTAGTATCAACAGATAAATCCATTAGTCATAGGTGTGCGATATTTTCGCTTTTGAGTGATGGAGTGAGTGTAATTAGCGATTATCTTGAGGCTGAAGATACTTTAAATTCATTAGAAATTGCTAAAAAACTTGGCGCCAAAATCGAAAAAATTGATAATAAATACTATATCACTCCACCAACCAAAATTAGCTCGGCTAAATCAGTTTTAGAGTGCGGCAACTCTGGAACTGCGATGAGAATATATATGGGGCTTTTAGCTGGTTGTGATGGATTTTATGTATTAAGTGGCGATGAGTATCTAAATGAACGCCCAATGAGGCGAATCGCTGAACCACTTATGAAAGTTGGTGCTACTATCGATGGTAGAGATAGTGCTAATAAAGCACCGATCGCTATTAGAGGTAGAAGCTTAGACTATTTTAGCTACGATTCTAAGATATCTTCAGCACAGGTCAAAAGCGCCTTAATCTTAGCTGGACTTTGTGCGAAGGGTTGCGAATTTAGCGAACCAGAATTGAGCCGAGATCATAGTGAAAGAATGCTAAAAGGAATGGGCGCTGATATCAGCTATAAAAATGGTAAAATCATAGTCCAACCGCTAAATTCAAAAAAGCTAAAACCACTTATAATGAGTGTGCCAAATGACCCTAGCTCGTGCTTTTTTTATGCTGTAGCAGCAGCTATAACGCCTGGTGCTAGGGTGAAATTTAAAAATATCTTACTTAATAAAACTAGAATTGAAGCCTATAAACTGTTAGAAAAAATGGGAGCGAAAATCAACTATACTCTTACTAGCTCCCAGTATGAAGATATCGGTGATATTGAGATTATCGGTGATGAATTAAATGCTATTATCGTGGATAAAAATATCTCATGGCTCATTGATGAAGCCCCAGCTCTTGCTATCGCTTTTGCTTGTGCTAAGGGAAAAAGTGAGCTTAGAAACGCAGCTGAGCTTAGAGTAAAAGAGTGCGATAGAATTAGCGTAACTATCAACGCCCTAAAAGCTTGCGGGATAGAGGCCGGAGAGTATGAAGATGGATTTTGGATTGTCGGTACTAAGCCAAATAGGGCATTAGTCGATAGCCACGGAGATCATAGGATCGCTATGAGTTTTGCGGTGCTTGGGCTAAAATGTGGTATGGATATATCAAAGAGCGAATTTATCGCTACATCTTTTCCTAAATTTAGCTATTTCTTACGAATGTTGGGGGCTAGAGTTGAAGATTGA
- a CDS encoding 4-hydroxy-3-methylbut-2-enyl diphosphate reductase, translating into MKIELAKNYGFCFGVKRAIKIAENSAGSQESTSATIGELIHNSLEINRLKDNFRVKTLKNISELTDEKRAIIRTHGITKGDLEKLKTTGIEIVDATCPFVTKPQNIVEKMSNEGYEIVIFGDINHPEVRGVMSYSSKPVHVVLSIDELKNTKLPQKVAVISQTTKKIEEFISIVTYLMQRVKEVRVFNTICNATLENQEAVRELASKADVMVIVGGKNSSNTKQLYLIAKNLCSDSYLIESESELNSAWFKDKKHCGVSAGASTPEWVIQNVIKELEKIDKISNS; encoded by the coding sequence TTGAAGATTGAACTTGCTAAAAATTATGGATTTTGCTTTGGTGTTAAAAGGGCGATTAAGATTGCTGAAAATTCAGCTGGATCACAAGAATCCACATCTGCTACAATAGGTGAGCTTATCCATAATAGCTTAGAGATTAATAGATTAAAGGATAATTTCAGGGTTAAAACCTTAAAAAATATAAGCGAATTAACAGATGAAAAAAGAGCAATTATCCGCACTCACGGTATCACAAAAGGGGATTTAGAAAAGCTCAAAACTACAGGGATTGAGATAGTAGATGCGACCTGTCCTTTTGTCACTAAACCTCAAAATATCGTTGAAAAGATGAGTAATGAAGGCTATGAAATAGTGATTTTTGGGGATATTAACCATCCTGAGGTTAGAGGCGTTATGAGCTACTCAAGCAAACCTGTTCATGTAGTCTTATCAATTGATGAGCTAAAAAATACAAAACTACCACAAAAAGTAGCCGTCATCTCTCAAACAACCAAAAAAATTGAAGAATTTATCTCAATTGTCACCTATCTAATGCAAAGGGTAAAAGAAGTTAGAGTCTTTAACACTATATGTAACGCAACATTAGAAAATCAAGAAGCCGTAAGAGAGCTAGCCTCTAAAGCCGATGTAATGGTAATCGTAGGCGGCAAAAACTCATCAAATACCAAGCAACTATATCTAATAGCTAAAAATTTATGTAGTGATAGCTATTTGATTGAGAGTGAAAGTGAGTTAAATTCAGCTTGGTTTAAGGATAAAAAGCATTGTGGGGTAAGTGCTGGGGCTAGCACACCTGAGTGGGTTATCCAAAATGTTATAAAAGAGCTTGAAAAGATAGATAAAATTTCTAATAGTTAA
- a CDS encoding fibronectin type III domain-containing protein yields the protein MRALRLIFCVISLMIFLTGCITTKTTQIDPSLPTISELKTISDMTEIAFEWPLMSDYNISGYQLYRSNPNDNNQLNLIAKLNDKFATHYVDTNLAPATEYLYELRTYNELGNISAEGQKVSAMTQPLIESVTFIQALYGLPNKIKVLWRPHPDLRVASYILEKSSLSNDSWHEVARINGRLNVEYIDNDVEPGQNYRYRISVKTYNGIISAPSKVVDAQTKALPNMVINLSASVNLPKKIILTWEPNSNDDFDHYAIYRATNDIFPMTKIATTLDTAYEDLINDNGVNYYYKVTAVDKDGLESPRQNNAVVGSTLATPKEPIFSSAKFNGSSVELNWDQGSDLRAIKYKITKSSSEGEFIIYDINSQNYSDFDVRKGLEYTYKIQAIDEFGLESKYSQKAVVITK from the coding sequence ATGAGAGCATTAAGGCTGATATTTTGTGTGATATCTTTAATGATATTTCTAACTGGATGTATTACAACTAAGACAACGCAGATTGACCCGAGTCTGCCTACTATTAGTGAATTAAAGACTATTAGCGATATGACAGAGATCGCTTTTGAGTGGCCGTTAATGTCGGATTATAATATTAGTGGATATCAGCTATACCGCTCTAATCCTAATGATAATAATCAATTGAATTTAATCGCTAAATTAAACGATAAATTCGCTACTCACTATGTCGATACCAATCTAGCCCCAGCGACAGAGTATCTATATGAACTTAGAACTTATAATGAACTAGGTAATATCTCAGCTGAAGGCCAAAAAGTTAGCGCTATGACCCAACCTCTCATTGAGTCAGTTACATTTATCCAAGCTCTTTATGGCTTGCCAAATAAGATAAAAGTTTTATGGCGCCCACATCCAGATCTTAGAGTGGCTTCATATATCTTAGAAAAAAGCTCACTATCAAATGATAGTTGGCATGAAGTAGCTCGCATAAATGGTAGATTAAATGTCGAATATATAGATAATGATGTTGAGCCAGGGCAGAATTATAGATATCGAATTTCAGTTAAAACCTATAACGGCATAATATCAGCACCAAGCAAGGTAGTAGATGCACAGACAAAAGCATTGCCAAATATGGTTATAAATTTAAGCGCTAGTGTGAATTTGCCTAAAAAAATTATCCTAACTTGGGAGCCAAATTCAAATGACGATTTTGATCATTACGCTATTTACCGAGCTACAAATGATATATTTCCTATGACAAAGATCGCCACTACGCTAGATACAGCTTATGAAGATTTAATCAATGATAATGGGGTAAATTATTACTATAAAGTTACAGCAGTAGATAAAGATGGCCTAGAAAGCCCACGCCAAAACAACGCAGTAGTAGGCTCTACCTTAGCAACGCCTAAAGAGCCGATATTTAGCTCTGCTAAATTCAATGGCTCATCAGTAGAGCTAAACTGGGATCAAGGTAGTGATTTAAGAGCTATAAAGTATAAAATCACAAAATCAAGTAGTGAAGGTGAGTTTATAATATATGATATAAATTCTCAAAATTACAGCGATTTTGATGTTAGAAAAGGCTTAGAATATACATACAAAATTCAAGCAATAGATGAGTTTGGCCTAGAGTCCAAATATAGCCAAAAAGCCGTAGTGATAACGAAATAA
- a CDS encoding 30S ribosomal protein S1 yields the protein MAEANKFVNNEIDKIDLDEDFATMFEESLKSEEATVCDGVIVNIKDDEVYVDIRKKSEGVMNISEITDESGKLLFNIGDTIKVAVTGSRNGRPSVSHKKALRKEKVKAFIDNFNEEAENIFDVKIISKNKGGFVAVNDEGIEFFMPRSQSGFKDPNQAINKNFKVKVIKIDKDNQSIIVSRKKLVDEDRKKRKEIVSTILENKDVIEGTIKKITTYGMFVDVGGIDGLVHYSEISYKGPVNPNTLYKEGDKVDVKIIKYDNDKKHLSLSIKAATPDPWDEIKDGLEVGDTIKVTVSNIEPYGAFVDLGNDIEGFLHISEISWDKNIKNPKDFIKENEELDVEVIEINPANRRLRVSLKNLLPKPFDEFSSKFKEGDIVKGVITTLTNFGAFVRVGGLEGLLHNEDSSWDRNDKCKDIFKAGDEVEVKIIKIDPKEQKISLSQKDLKASPAMEYAKSHSVGDIVSGTIRDIKDFGIFVSLDGNVDALIRKEDIGSVDIDSLKIGDKIEAAIAFIDEKKNRIRLSVKRLAKQKEREVLSEINDDDKMTLGDIIKEQLA from the coding sequence ATGGCTGAGGCGAATAAATTCGTTAATAATGAAATTGACAAAATCGACCTAGATGAAGATTTTGCTACTATGTTTGAAGAGTCTTTAAAGAGTGAAGAAGCTACAGTATGCGATGGTGTAATCGTAAATATCAAAGATGATGAAGTATATGTAGATATACGCAAAAAATCCGAAGGCGTTATGAACATATCTGAAATTACCGATGAAAGTGGTAAGCTACTATTTAATATTGGTGATACTATTAAAGTAGCAGTAACTGGCTCTAGAAATGGTAGGCCTAGTGTATCGCATAAAAAAGCTCTTAGAAAAGAGAAGGTAAAAGCGTTCATAGATAACTTCAATGAAGAAGCTGAAAATATATTTGATGTAAAGATTATATCAAAAAATAAAGGTGGTTTTGTCGCTGTTAATGATGAGGGTATAGAGTTTTTTATGCCTAGATCTCAAAGTGGCTTTAAAGATCCAAATCAAGCTATAAACAAAAATTTCAAAGTAAAAGTAATCAAAATTGACAAAGATAATCAAAGTATCATTGTATCACGCAAAAAACTAGTCGATGAAGATAGAAAAAAACGCAAAGAGATAGTATCAACAATCTTAGAAAATAAAGATGTAATTGAAGGCACTATCAAAAAAATCACTACATATGGTATGTTTGTAGATGTAGGTGGCATAGATGGCTTAGTCCATTATAGTGAAATCAGCTATAAAGGTCCAGTAAATCCAAATACTCTATATAAAGAGGGTGATAAAGTAGATGTCAAAATCATAAAGTATGATAATGATAAAAAACATCTATCTCTATCGATAAAAGCTGCTACCCCAGATCCATGGGATGAGATTAAAGATGGATTAGAAGTAGGTGATACTATCAAAGTAACTGTAAGCAATATCGAGCCTTATGGTGCTTTTGTTGATTTGGGTAATGATATTGAGGGATTTTTGCATATTAGCGAGATATCTTGGGATAAAAACATTAAAAACCCAAAAGATTTTATCAAAGAAAATGAAGAGCTAGATGTAGAAGTTATAGAGATAAATCCTGCTAATCGTCGTTTAAGAGTGAGTCTGAAAAACCTTTTACCTAAACCTTTTGATGAATTTAGCTCTAAATTTAAAGAGGGCGATATAGTAAAAGGCGTGATAACTACACTTACTAACTTCGGTGCTTTTGTAAGAGTTGGTGGATTAGAAGGTTTGTTACACAATGAAGACTCATCTTGGGATAGAAATGATAAGTGTAAAGATATATTTAAAGCTGGTGATGAAGTAGAAGTTAAAATTATCAAAATAGATCCAAAAGAGCAGAAAATATCTCTAAGCCAAAAAGATCTTAAAGCTAGCCCAGCTATGGAGTATGCAAAGTCTCACTCTGTTGGCGATATCGTTAGCGGAACTATAAGAGATATTAAGGATTTTGGCATATTTGTAAGCTTAGATGGCAATGTAGATGCCCTAATCCGTAAAGAAGATATCGGCTCTGTGGATATAGATTCTTTAAAAATCGGGGATAAAATCGAGGCTGCTATAGCTTTTATAGATGAGAAAAAAAATAGAATTCGCCTAAGTGTAAAAAGATTAGCCAAACAAAAAGAGCGTGAAGTTTTGAGTGAGATCAATGATGATGATAAAATGACGCTTGGCGATATCATTAAAGAGCAATTAGCATAA